The Weissella confusa DNA window AAATTTACTCACGTGCACGTCAAGGAATTGACTTGTCAATTAACGCCTTGTCAGCCTTGATGTTCTTGTTGTCTTTGCTTTTGGTCACAATCTACTACTTCATTTCAAACTACAGTATGAAGTCAAGTAAGAAGAAGCGTGGCGGTGCAGCGGGAATGGTGGTACATCAATAATGAAGAGATTAGCATGGTTAACCGGGATTATTCTGGCCGCAGTCGCTTTGTTATTTGGTATCAATCTAGCATTGCAAAAGTCGGCCGAGTCTGGCTTGAAGTCAGGCGCTAATAAGACCCTAACGATTTATAACTGGGGAGATTACATCGACCCAACGTTGATTAAGAAGTTCCAAAACGAAACTGGTTACAAAGTGGACTATGAGACATTTGACTCAAACGAAGCGATGTTTACGAAGATTCAACAAGGTGGAACACACTATGATTTGGCGGTTCCGTCAGATTACATGATCCAGAAGATGAAGAAGGCCAATATGTTGGTCAAGCTTGATCACAGCAAGTTGACTGGTTTAAACAACTACGATGACCGTTTTATGGATCAACCGTTTGATTGTGGTAACGAGTACTCAGTGCCTTATTTCTGGGGAACATTGGGAATTGTTTACAACGACAAGTACGTTAAGCCAGGGGAAATTAAGACCTGGAATGACCTATGGAACCCACGTTTTAAGAATTCAATCATGTTGATTGATTCTTCTCGTGACATCATGGGGATGACGTTGGCCTCAAGTGGTAATTCAGTTAACACAAAGAGCATTCCAGAATTGGCTGCGGCTAAGGGAAAGCTTGAAACATTGATGCCAAACGTTAAGGCGATTGTTGCCGACGAAATCAAGATGTACATGGCCCAAGATGAGGCTGCCTTGGCAGTTGATTACTCAGGTGATGCTGCCGAAATGATTTCTGAAAACTGTCATCTGCACTATGTGGTGCCATCTGACGGTGGTAACATGTGGTTCGATAATATCGTTATGCCTAAGACGGTGAAGAATAAGAAAGCAGCGTATGCATTCATTAACTTCATGAGCAAGCCAGAAAATGCAGCGAAGAATGCTGAATATGTTGGTTATGCAACGCCTAATAAGAAGGCGAAGGCTTTGTTGCCAAAGTCAATTCGTAACGATAAGCAATGGTATCCAGATGCCAAGACATTGTCGCATTTGGAAGTTTACCAAGACCTCGGCCCATACTGGGTTGGTCAATACAACGATTACTTCTTGGAATTCAAGATGACAAACCGTTAAGCAATGAAGGCCGGTGCAGCAATGTGCCGGCCTTTTTGCACGCAATCACAAAATATTTACAGTTATTCTAAGGAAAGACACGTATAATGAAAGGGTTAAGTTGATTTTTAAATCAGGGGAGAAGTATTACTAATGAAAAAGTTTCGACCAGAAGTGTTGATTGCTGCCATTGCGGTGGTAGTCGTCGCGGGTGCGATGGTATTTGCAGCGATGTCTGCTAAGTCTGGGGATGCACAAACAAGCTCTTCATCAAGTGCTAGTTCATCATCAACGTTGTCTAAGGCAAAGTTGGATAAGTTGACGTTGCCACAATTGTCAGATACGGTTGCTAAGAACGAAAGTGAAGTTGTGATGCATACATCAATGGGTGACATCACGATTAAGTTGTTCAACAAGTATGCACCGTTGGCTGTTGAGAACTTCGTGACGCACGCCAAGGATGGTTACTACAACAACACGACATTCCACCGTGTCATTAAGGATTTCATGATCCAAGGTGGTGATCCTAAGGGTGATGGTACTGGTGGTGAGTCAATTTGGAATGGTAAGGATTCTAAGATTGATAGTGGTAATGGTTTCAAGAACGAAATTAGCCCATCTTTGTACAACATCCGTGGGGCGCTTGCAATGGCGAATGCCGGTGCTGATACTAACGGGTCACAATTCTTTATCAACCAAAATTCAGATGATGTGACCAGCAAGATTAGTGCTAAGCGTTACCCAGAAAAGATTTATGAAGCTTACAAGAAGGGTGGAAACCCAACTTTGGACGGCTCATACACAGTCTTTGGTCAAGTTATTTCAGGTATGGACGTTGTCGATAAGATTGCGTCAGTTTCTACCGATGACAGTGATAAGCCAACTGAGACGGTGACGGTAACGTCAGTCGAAGTGGTTAAGGATGCTTCAAGCAAGTAAAACAAAAAAGAAAAGCACACGCTCGAATGAGCGTGTGCTTTTTGTTAGTGCGCAGTTTCTTCTTCCTCTTGCACTTCATGCGCTTGCGCAGTGTTGTTAACAAGCAATTGGAAGTAGTTATCAAATCCAGGCTTGTCATAACTTTGCATCAAAGCAATGAAGTCAACAGTAGACCATTCACTGACAACAATGGCACCATCATTGTATTGCAAACTGCGCGCAATTGATGATGTGTTCTCAACTAGATAGAAGGTCTCATTTGTGTCTAGGTACAACAACTGCAACTTGATGTTACGGTTGGCACCTAGAGCGGCCTTCGCAGCTAGGAATGGGTCTGAAACGAAACGTTGACTAACGTTCTCGTGACGAAACTTGTGAATCGTCTCCAACGTGTTACCAATAATCTTCATAGCGAGTTCCTCGACTTTATCGAATAATAAATTAGAATGATAAAAAATACCGTTTTCTAATAACATTTTAATAAAACGTTGATAAGCATTATAATACCACCATATATCGAATACGACTAGATGGTTTTGTGTATTAAAAATGAAAGCCACCAACCTGCGAGTTTGGTTGGTGGCAATATCGAATTATTGAATGATCAAAACGTCAGTCTTAGCGTTTTGAACAACGAATGAGGCAACTGAACCAACCAACAAACGCTCCAAAGTGTTCAAGCCAGACTTTCCAAGCATGATCAATTCGTTGCCGTGATCAGCAGGGAAGTCGCGGGCGATAACCGTCTTAGGTGAACCGAAACGAACGTGGATGTTAACATCCTTGGCACCTTCGTTTTGAGCAAGTTCTTGGTACTTAGCCAACTTTTCTTCGGCGTCTTGAACCAATTGGTAGACAACGTCACCAGAAATTGACATACCAGCCAAACCTGACAATGAGTTTGTGTCGATAACGTACAACAAGTCCAATGAAGTCTCGTTACGTACGGCAACGGCAGCGGCTTTTTCAACCAACTTCTCTGAAATCTTTGATCCGTCGACTGGGGCCAAAATGTTCTTGTAGTTAATGCTTTCTGCAGCCATGGCGATTTACCATCCTTTTTTAATCGATTTAGACAACATTTGTATGTGTCCCTTTGATATAAATTATTATATACCCAATGATACAAGAATGTAAGCGGTTTCTGTTAGACGATTAATCGAGAAAATAATGAGCGTCTAACCGTAGTTTATGACGTTTTTGTTTTTAATGTTACTAAATTATGTCAGCGGTGAAAAAACAGGTTCTTAACTTGCTTCCCAAATGATAGCCATGTATAATAACTGTTATGCGATGAGTCGAGAAGATCACGTTAGATCTTTGATAAACGGCCCTCATTAACAGCCGCATTGCTGGAGGGTGAGATAGGGAGTTGTGGAACTCGCTTCTCTGCACATGACTAACTTCGAGTTCGCTCGTTGGTGTACGTTGACTGATGGGTAACCATCACGTGAGCTAGAGCACGTCAATTCTAGCATTGCCAAGCGGAAAACGTCGGTCTTCGGACCGGCGTTTTTTGCATACATAAGACATATAATTACGACTTAACCATATAATGTACTATAATAAGTATGTTGTTAATATTCGATAAAAGGGGATATCGATTATGGAAAAGTTAATACAAATTCGAGTTGAAGAAGAAATCCGTAACGGTGCCGATGAAGTCTTTCGTCAAGAAGGGCTAACAACGCAACAAGCGGTCAAAATGTTTTTGACGCAGGTTGCCAATAATGGCGAGTCACCATTTCATGATTTATTTAGGCCAAAAGCGTAATACGATGAACGTCCCAGCAAAAAAGCGTGGGACGTTTATTTTTTCTTCATACCGCGAGTACAATAGGTTTGCTATAATAAAACAGAAGAAACTAGGGGGATGAATATGCAAACAATCACATTTCGACGTTTCTCTTTTTTTCAGCGACTGCTGATTAACACCATTATGTTGTTAGCCCTCGCTGGTTTATTTAAGCAAGGGCTCTATATCAGTAACTTGTTCACAGCAGTTTTGGCGGCACTTATTTTGGGTGTCCTAAATGCTTTGGTGAAGCCAGTGCTCCAAATTTTGGCATTGCCTTTTACGGTGCTAACGTTTGGTATTTTTGGCCTTATTGTTAACGGCATCGTTTTGTGGATGGCGTCAGCAATTGTGGGGGATGGCTTCCGCTTTGCAAGTTTTGGTTGGGCAGTCTTTATCGCGATCATCATGTCACTGGTGAACTTGATCATTTCAAGCTACTTCAGTCGACGAGATAGCGACATCAATAAGGAAGATTAACGATATGGCAAAGAAAATTACAGTCAAGGATTTGCTTGATAACACGCACTTGAATTTAGTTGCCGGTGAAGAATATCTAAATCGTGAAATCACGACAGCGGATATTTCTCGTCCTGGTTTGGAAATGACGGGATACTTTAATTACTATGCACCTGAACGTGTGCAGTTGATGGGAATCACGGAAACGTCATTTGCACACCGCATGAATCACGACGAATTGTTGATGGTTGCACGTAAGATGATGCAACCGAACACACCAGCGTTTGTCGTTTCAACTGGACGTCAATTGCCACAAGAGTTTATGCAAGCAGCCTTTGAAGCACAAATTCCAGTGTTGGCGACGGAATTGACATCATCACGTATTTTGTCAAACATGACCTTCTTCTTAAGTGGCGGTTTGGCAGAACGTCAATCAGTCCACGGTGTCTTGGTCGACATCTTTGGATTGGGTGTTTTGATTACGGGTGATTCTGGGGTTGGTAAGTCAGAAACGGCGCTTGAACTTGTGCAACGTGGTCACCGTTTGATTGCGGATGACCGTGTTGATGTTTATGCACAAGATGAAGAACGTTTGGTCGGTGAGCCACCTGCTATTTTGCGTAACTTGATGGAGTTGCGTGGTGTGGGAATTATCGACGTGATGAACTTGTATGGTGCTGGTGCCGTGCGTTCACACGCAACGATTGCCTTTAACCTGCACTTGGCCAAGTGGACAGATGATCAAAAGGTTGACCGTTTGGGTAATGGCGAGGAAGCTATCCAAATTCAAGGTGTTGATTTGCCACGCTTTGTTTTGCCAGTTCAAACTGGACGAAACTTGGCTGTTTTGATTGAAACGGCAGCTAAGAATTTCCGTGCCAAGAAGATGGGATTTGACGCAACTGAAACATTTAACGATAATTTGAACAAGTTAATTGCTGAAAATTCAGAGAATTAATGATTTCATTAAGGAAAAGCCCCAACTGATGGGCTTTTTCACTTTTGTGCGTTTTCAAAATTTGTGAATATGGTATTATAGAGTATGTTAGTTTTTGGCTTAAGACCAAATCTAACGCAAGGAGGAACATTGTGAGCAATGAAGTAATTGCAGTGCTAGGTGCTGGATCTTGGGGAACCGCCTTAGCAAATGTTGCTGCTGAGAATGGACATGATGTTCGTCTTTGGACATATAAGCCCGCTCAAGTAGCAGAAATCAATGAACAACACCGAAACAGTCAGTACCTCGGCGACAACCCTTTACATGAAGGTGTCGTTGCAACGGCCGATATGACCGAAGCGGTACGCGATGCGACAATCGTCTTGAGTGTGGTGCCTACTAAGGCGACACGCGAGGTTGCACATCAATTGTCAGAAGTGTTGTCAGCTTTGGACCAACAAGTTGTGTTGGTCGCTGCAACGAAAGGCTTGGAGCCGGGTACTTACAAGCGTGCATCAGAGATGCTTGCTGAAGAAGTAGCTGACTCACAGCGCTTGGGCTTGGGAATTATCTCAGGACCATCTCACGCGGAAGGGGTTATCAAGCATGACCCAACGCTAGTAACGGCTGTAAGCGAGAATTTGGCAACTGCTGAGCGCGTGCAAGCTGCCTTTACGAACAGCGTATTCCGTGTGTACACAAACACAGATTTGATTGGTGCTGAATTTGGTGCCGCATTAAAGAACGTTATTGCAATCGGTGCGGGGGCACTTGAGAGCTTGGGCTTTGATGCAAACGCTAAGGCAGGATTGTTTACACGCGGTTTGGCTGAAATCAGTCGCCTCGGGCAAGCATTTGGTGCAAACCCACTAACGTTCATGGGCTTGTCTGGTGTTGGTGACTTGTTTGTCACGGCAACTTCAGTACACTCACGTAATTACCGTGCTGGTGTACAACTTGGAGAAGGCAAGAAGCTTGATGACATCGTCGAAAACATGGGAATGGTCATCGAAGGAATTTCAACAACCAAGGTCGCTCATGAACTTGCGCTTAAGAAGCATGTTGAAATGCCAATTACATCTACAATTTATCGTGTCTTGTACGAAGGTCAAGATATCAAGGAGGCCATCAACGAATTGATGGGTCGTCCAGTTTCACAAGAAGGGAAGTAACACACTATGAAGCCAGTACGTAAGGCTATTATCCCAGCAGCAGGTTTGGGAACTCGTTTTTTGCCAGCAACTAAGGCCTTGGCCAAGGAAATGTTGCCAATCGTTGATAAGCCAACGATTCAATTTATCATCGAAGAAGCTTTGGCATCAGGTATCGAAGATATCGTTATCGTTGATGGAAAGTCAAAGCGTTCAATCGAAGATCACTTCGATTCAAACCCAGAGTTGGAAAACAACTTGAAGGAAAAGGGTAAGGACGAATTGTTGAAGTTGGTTGAAGAGACGACTGACATTAACTTGTACTTCATCCGTCAATCACACCCACGTGGATTGGGAGACGCCGTTTTGACTGCAAAGTCATTTATCGGTGACGAGCCATTCGTTGTTATGTTGGGTGATGACTTGATGGCTGATGAGACGCCTTTGACTAAGCAATTGATCGACCGTTACAACACGACGGGAGAGTCAACGCTTGCTGTTATGAAGGTTCCTCACGAGCAAGTTTCTGAATACGGTGTGATTGCACCTGAAAAGGAAGTTGAAGACGGTTTGCACCAAGTTAACTCATTCGTTGAGAAGCCAAAGCCAGAAGATGCACCTTCAGACTTGGCAATCATCGGACGTTACTTGTTGACGCCAGAAATCTTCGAAGAGTTGGAGAACACGGCACCTGGTAAGGGTAACGAAATCCAATTGACGGACGCCATCGATTCATTGAACAAGCGTCAACACGTTTACGCCCACGAATTCAAGGGTAAGCGTTACGACATCGGTTCAAAGATTGGTTTCTTGACGACTAACATTGAATACGGTTTGAACCACCCACAAACTGGTGAAGCCTTGAAGCAATACATCAAGGATTTGGCAGCTACGTTGGATTAATCTGATTGAAAAGAGGGTAGCCACACGCAGAGGCTACTCTCTTTTTGTCGGAGTAGGTTTGGAGAGAGGATTTTTTGAAGTTGGTTACTTTGAAGAGTGATTTTAAGATTATTGGGTTATCTTTGTTATTTTTAGCCCTACTGGTTATTGAGTATTGTTTATCAACGGTTTTCGTTTACAAAATGGGCTTTGTACCGTTCTTACCGTTGATTCTTCACATCGCTTGCTTCTTTGTGATTGGTGAATTGTTGGCAACAGTTTACTCATTTGTTAAGCATATGGCGAACGCATGAGAAGGTTGAAAATTTAGGTTGTTATTTGAGAGGCAGATCCATTGCAGGTGGGTCTGCCTTTTTTTGCTATCCGCCAGTTCCTTATTCCGAGAAAAAGGTCAAAACGTGTACTATAATACAGCTATAGTCCGAAAACTCGGGCGACCAATCTTACTTCCTGGGGGAACGAAGAGATGAAAGATTATGAACTATATCAAGCACGTGATAAGAAATCTAGCCAAAAGTGGCTAACCCAAGGGGCGGCAATCCTATCAACTGTATTGGCAGCTTCTTCACCTGTGCTACCAATTATCCAAATGGCTGGTAGTGTGTTTGCAGATGATACGACACAATCAACAACGAATTTAGCCTTAACGAAGGCATTACAAGATGAAAACTCGTTGGCCAGCAAGTATGCCTTGGTTGCAACGGGTAGCCAAAGTGCTGCGACAACTGGTACGACGGATGCAACGCGTCGCGATTTAGCAGCAGCTGAATTTATGTTTAGCACTAATCCTGCGGTAACAGGCATTAGCTTGGTGAACAATCAATTGGCAGTAACGGTTGCCGCAGGCACACCCGTTGCAACTGTGTTGGCGGTTTTGAATTACATCGAAGCATCTGGCTATAAGGCGATTGTGACGGCTTCACCAGTTGCTACGACATTTACAAATAATACGACGCAAAATGGTAATCCCGTCCGTCAATCAGTGCCACTAACGACACCGATTACAGAACTCGACCTACCAGCAGGTTTGATTGAAGCATTATTGGGTTCAACGACTGCCAGTGGTCAGACGTTGGCTGAACAATTGCACATCACGTCGGAAGCTGATTATAGCAACGTGACGCTAGCATCATTGCGGAGCATTACCGAGTTGAATTTGTCAGATAATGCTGCTTTTAAGCAGTGGATGGGTCAAAATATTAGTGGTGCAACCTACAATCCAGGGCAAAAGAATGGGGCTGAGTTGCGTAACTTCCAGAACCTATTCGGCATCATGACTGGTATTACGACGTTGAATATGTCTGGGCTAATGGCTGGTGCTTCTGATATGTCAGTCATTACGGCGTTTATGCAGGCGATTAATTTACCAAAGTTGACCAAGCTAACGACGCTGGATTTGTCAAATAACGCTGGTGCAATTGATGTTAATTCGTTGAATATTAGCTCATCATCACTGACGACGCTGAACTTGGCTAATAATAATATTTCTGGACTGGGATCCGGTTCACTTTCAAACTTGCCAAACCTGTTGAATTTGAATTTGGCGGACAACCACATTAACTACCTAACATCGGGTGTCCAGAGTGTGTTCTACCAACTAGATTCATTGAATTTGGATAACAATCCGTTGAATGATGATGGCATGAAGTGGTTGCAGAAAATCATGACGGATAACCCTGATTTTGTGTTGACGATGAATGGTGGTAGTGCCTCATATCAAGGTGATAATGGTCAAGCGGTTGCGATTACTGGTCAAAACGGTGCTGATTATGCGACACAAGAAGCCCAGTCATTGCAGGATGAATATACGAGTTTGCAGAGTGGCGTGATGAACGAACTTGCGTCATTGGCCGATAAAGCTGCTGAGTTAGCTAAGTCAGATGATCCTGCTGATCAGCAACTTGCACAACAATATGCGACAGATATGATTGCCTTGCAGCAGGTATGGCAAATGTTGCCTAATATGACGAATCTGACTGACCAGGCAGCTAACTTCTCGACCATTTTCCATGCTAAGTCAGCGATGGATTTGGTGCGCGATAAGTTGAAGACGGCTTTGGATACAGTGACGACAGACAATAAGGAAGCCCAAGAAAATGACGCCACATCAAGCGAAGCGCAACAGCCAGGCAGTGAGGCTGCAAACGATGCAGAAATGAGTGCAGCTACTGAAAAGGGTGCCTCAATTGCTCGTGATTTAAGTTCGCTTAACTCAAATCTGGACTTAAGCTCATATGAGTCGGCTCTTTCAAGTATCATCGCTGTTGCATCAAGTGCGGCAACGGCAGCCGCTTCAATCGCGAATGCGGATCCACAAGCCGATTATCAAGCAGATACGGCGGCGACCGCTTCGGCGTTGGCTGACCGTGGTGCATCGAGTGCTGCGAGTTACTTGTCGAATGCCAAGAGTAATATGGCGTTGGCATCATCTGCATTGTCAGCAGGCGAATCGTATGCGACAGCTGGTAATGCGTCATCAGCAAATGATTTGTTTAATTCAGCAGAAAGCTTGTACAACTCAGCTGCTAATGCAATTAAGTCAGCGAGCGCAACACAATCAACAGCTGACGAACAATTACGAAATGCATCAAGTGCTGCGTCATTGGGGTCACAAATGGTGGATGATGCCAATACGGTTTCATTTGTAAATAGCATTGCCACGGTTGCACAAAGCTCTGCAGCAGCCGCTTCGAGTCTAGTGTCATCGGCTAAGTCAGTGCTGAACGATATGAGCAGTTTGAGCAGTGACTACCTTGGCTCATTGGATGCAGCAACAGCATCTTCATTGGCAAGCATTGAGTCACGTGCAAGCAAAGCAATCTCGGTTGCACAAAGTTATACTGATCAAGCGTCATCAGCGGCTGATGCGACAAAGAGCTTAGCAGCTGTCACATCAAATGCTGGTATGAGTTATATCGATAACGTTTTCGGTAACGGAAACATATTGAACACATCAAGCATTGCCTCGGTTGCACGTAGTCAAATGACCTCAGCGGCTAACGGGGCCAACTCTGATGCTATCAGTACGGATAGTTACTACAAGCAAGCTTCTTCAGCACTTATTGTGGCTAGTTCACAAGCAAGTTTGGCTAACTCGATGAAGAGTAGCATCATCAATTCGATTTTGGCAGCGCAGTCAAGTTCAGCCGCTACATCGAATTCGGAAAACGCAAGTGATGGTAACAGCCTAGTGACGCCACCAACTGACAGTTCTAGTGCAGTGGTAGATGCACCAGTTAGTGATAGTTCAGCGACGAGTGAGTCGAGTGCGACATCAGCATCAGACACACAAAGCGAGAACGAATCATCAGCGGTAGCGTCAGATAGTGTTGCTACGAGTGGAGAATCATCAGTGGCGAGTGACGCAACTGAGAGTTCAGCTAGTTCTGCACCGAGCGACTCGAGCGCTTCATCAGAGTCACAAGATGACACCAATTCATCAGCGGTAGCGTCAGATAGTGCTGCTACGAGTGAAGGTTCATCAGTCGCCAGCGAATCAAACGTCGTATCAGAATCGTCAGCGAGTGACGTAACAAGCTCAGCAACCGATGATTCAAGCGCAAGTGATGACAGCAATTCATCAGCAGTAGCGTCAGATAGTGCTGCTACGAGTGAAGAAACATCAGTAGCAGATGATTCAAATGCGAGCTCAGAGTCACAAGATGAAACTAGCTCATCAGCAACTGTCTCGGACAGCACTGCAGCAAGTGAATCATCTGAAGTAGCGAATAGTTCAGTTGCTAGTGATTCAAATGTTGTTTCGGAATCCTCAGCGAGTGACGCAACAAGCGAGGCATCATCTGCAGTTAGTGATTCTGCCGAAAGTTCAGTTAGTTCAGCAACGAGTGATTCGGTGGCAACGTCAGATTCTCAAGGAGAGGCAAATTCATCAGCAACTGCATCAGACAGTGCGGCTACGAGTGAGTCTTCTGAAGTGGCAAATAGTTCGGTTGCAAGTGATTCCAACGTGACGCCAGAAACGCCAACAAGTGGATCTGATAGTAGTGCATCAAGCGAAGAATCGTCAGCGCCAAGTGATGTATCGGAAAGTTCAGCAAGTTCAGTAACGAGTGACTCAAATGCAACATCAGAGTCACAAGGTGAGGCAAATACTTCAGCAACTACCTCTGATAGTGACGTCACAGGTGAAGTTTCACCAGTGGCCAGTGATTCGAATACGATTTCTGAATCACCAGCTGAAAATGGTTCGTCAACGAATACGTCGGACAACGCAACCACGGCGAACGCCGGCGCTAATGGTGGTACAGTTGCTGCGGTAGCAAACCCTACTGCAACGCCTAACACGAACACATCAAACGCGCCAACCAGTGGTGCGGTGGCAGCCTTCAATGCTGGGCAAGCAGTTGGTACGTCCGTCACGACGTCAGCTGCAACGACTACGTCTGCTTCAGCAACTGGCACTACAGCAACCCCCGCTAGCGATGGTACAGCAGGAGCACGAGTACGTGATACGGTTGTTAACGATGATCAAATTACATCGGCAGCGCAACGACAAATTGCGGACACGAACGATACAACGTGGTACTCACGTTTGATTGCATCTATTGTTGGTGTTGTAATGGGCTTCTTCTTGCTATTCAGTCGTCGTCGTAAGGATCGCGAAGATGAAAGCCAAGTCACGGATGAGGACAGCAAATTGTTTAGTGATGTTGAACAATTGAAGTCTCAATGGCGTGATGAAAACAAGGATAATAAGTAATTAACTTAAGTGGCCTAGACGAATTTCGTTTAGGCCATTTTTTGTACCCTTTAATTTGGGACGAAAACCAGTTAGAATAGAACCACGAATTAAATTAAAAAATAATGAAAGTTCGACGAGGGGGAGCAATCATGGCACAACAGTATGACACAATTATTTTAGGCGCTGGACCTGGCGGTATGACGGCCGCAACGTACGCTTCACGTGCTAACATGTCAGTATTGATGATTGACCGCGGTATCTATGGTGGTCAAATGAACAACACGGCGGAAATCGAAAACTACCCAGGGTTCCCTTCAATTTTGGGACCTGAGTTGGCTGAGAAGATGTACGCATCATCAACGCAATTTGGGGCTGAGTATGCCTTTGGTACAGTGCTTCACGTCGAAGCACAAGCAGATGGTAGCTGGCGCGTTGTAACAGATATGGACGAATACAGTGCTAACACGGTGATTGTTGCCACTGGTGCCGCCTACAAGAAGCTTGATGTGCCAGGTGAAGAAGCCTTCGCTGGCCGTGGTGTTTCTTACTGTGCGGTGTGTGATGGGGCATTCTTCCGTGGCCAACACGTGATTGTTGTCGGTGGTGGTGATTCAGCCGTCGAAGAAGCAACATACTTGGCCGGTTTGGCTGATCACGTAACGATTGTTCACCGTCGCGATAAGTTGCGTGCCCAACAAATTTTGCAAGACCGCGCTTTCGCGAATGAAAAGATTTCATTTGTTTGGAACTCTGAAGTCGAAGAAATCTTGGGTGATGACAAGAAGGTCACTGGCGTCCGCGTTCGCAATAATCAAACCGACGAAACGTCAGAGATTGACGCAGCTGGAGTGTTCATCTATGTTGGCTTGTTGCCAGTATCTGACCCAGTGCAAGATTTGGGGATTACGGATGCTAATGGTTGGATTATGACGAATGACCGCATGGAAACGTCACAACCAGGAATCTTTGCCATTGGGGATGTTCGTGAAAAGGAACTTCGCCAAATTACAACGGCGGTCGGGGATGCAGCGGTTGCTGGTCAAAACGCCTTTTCATACAACGAAAACTTTAAGATGCGTGCATCTGAAGTAACTGAATAATTAGCTATCAAACAAGAGTCAGTCGTCTATGCGGTTGACTCTTTATTAGTCTTTCCTAATTTATTACCAAAATGTCAGAAGATAGCGTAAAATATACAAGAGCGTTTTTGCTGATACGAAAGAAAGGGGTCCACACATGACGCAAGGAACTAAGATTATTGCCTCATCTCACTACGTTCCAAGTGATATCATCA harbors:
- the hprK gene encoding HPr(Ser) kinase/phosphatase, which translates into the protein MAKKITVKDLLDNTHLNLVAGEEYLNREITTADISRPGLEMTGYFNYYAPERVQLMGITETSFAHRMNHDELLMVARKMMQPNTPAFVVSTGRQLPQEFMQAAFEAQIPVLATELTSSRILSNMTFFLSGGLAERQSVHGVLVDIFGLGVLITGDSGVGKSETALELVQRGHRLIADDRVDVYAQDEERLVGEPPAILRNLMELRGVGIIDVMNLYGAGAVRSHATIAFNLHLAKWTDDQKVDRLGNGEEAIQIQGVDLPRFVLPVQTGRNLAVLIETAAKNFRAKKMGFDATETFNDNLNKLIAENSEN
- a CDS encoding NAD(P)H-dependent glycerol-3-phosphate dehydrogenase; its protein translation is MSNEVIAVLGAGSWGTALANVAAENGHDVRLWTYKPAQVAEINEQHRNSQYLGDNPLHEGVVATADMTEAVRDATIVLSVVPTKATREVAHQLSEVLSALDQQVVLVAATKGLEPGTYKRASEMLAEEVADSQRLGLGIISGPSHAEGVIKHDPTLVTAVSENLATAERVQAAFTNSVFRVYTNTDLIGAEFGAALKNVIAIGAGALESLGFDANAKAGLFTRGLAEISRLGQAFGANPLTFMGLSGVGDLFVTATSVHSRNYRAGVQLGEGKKLDDIVENMGMVIEGISTTKVAHELALKKHVEMPITSTIYRVLYEGQDIKEAINELMGRPVSQEGK
- a CDS encoding peptidylprolyl isomerase encodes the protein MKKFRPEVLIAAIAVVVVAGAMVFAAMSAKSGDAQTSSSSSASSSSTLSKAKLDKLTLPQLSDTVAKNESEVVMHTSMGDITIKLFNKYAPLAVENFVTHAKDGYYNNTTFHRVIKDFMIQGGDPKGDGTGGESIWNGKDSKIDSGNGFKNEISPSLYNIRGALAMANAGADTNGSQFFINQNSDDVTSKISAKRYPEKIYEAYKKGGNPTLDGSYTVFGQVISGMDVVDKIASVSTDDSDKPTETVTVTSVEVVKDASSK
- a CDS encoding phage holin family protein produces the protein MQTITFRRFSFFQRLLINTIMLLALAGLFKQGLYISNLFTAVLAALILGVLNALVKPVLQILALPFTVLTFGIFGLIVNGIVLWMASAIVGDGFRFASFGWAVFIAIIMSLVNLIISSYFSRRDSDINKED
- the galU gene encoding UTP--glucose-1-phosphate uridylyltransferase GalU; the encoded protein is MKPVRKAIIPAAGLGTRFLPATKALAKEMLPIVDKPTIQFIIEEALASGIEDIVIVDGKSKRSIEDHFDSNPELENNLKEKGKDELLKLVEETTDINLYFIRQSHPRGLGDAVLTAKSFIGDEPFVVMLGDDLMADETPLTKQLIDRYNTTGESTLAVMKVPHEQVSEYGVIAPEKEVEDGLHQVNSFVEKPKPEDAPSDLAIIGRYLLTPEIFEELENTAPGKGNEIQLTDAIDSLNKRQHVYAHEFKGKRYDIGSKIGFLTTNIEYGLNHPQTGEALKQYIKDLAATLD
- a CDS encoding universal stress protein — encoded protein: MAAESINYKNILAPVDGSKISEKLVEKAAAVAVRNETSLDLLYVIDTNSLSGLAGMSISGDVVYQLVQDAEEKLAKYQELAQNEGAKDVNIHVRFGSPKTVIARDFPADHGNELIMLGKSGLNTLERLLVGSVASFVVQNAKTDVLIIQ
- a CDS encoding type II toxin-antitoxin system RelB/DinJ family antitoxin yields the protein MEKLIQIRVEEEIRNGADEVFRQEGLTTQQAVKMFLTQVANNGESPFHDLFRPKA
- a CDS encoding ABC transporter substrate-binding protein, whose amino-acid sequence is MKRLAWLTGIILAAVALLFGINLALQKSAESGLKSGANKTLTIYNWGDYIDPTLIKKFQNETGYKVDYETFDSNEAMFTKIQQGGTHYDLAVPSDYMIQKMKKANMLVKLDHSKLTGLNNYDDRFMDQPFDCGNEYSVPYFWGTLGIVYNDKYVKPGEIKTWNDLWNPRFKNSIMLIDSSRDIMGMTLASSGNSVNTKSIPELAAAKGKLETLMPNVKAIVADEIKMYMAQDEAALAVDYSGDAAEMISENCHLHYVVPSDGGNMWFDNIVMPKTVKNKKAAYAFINFMSKPENAAKNAEYVGYATPNKKAKALLPKSIRNDKQWYPDAKTLSHLEVYQDLGPYWVGQYNDYFLEFKMTNR